In Pseudodesulfovibrio hydrargyri, a single window of DNA contains:
- a CDS encoding DUF169 domain-containing protein — MDSSLVRNLGPEFEPVAIVWSDSVPDDVFQFKKGRFGCTLYLFAEASLNGRIATGSRETVMCPGGRAALGLGVEFDASEEMLDQHAALFSKGVRSARDRKAYEAVMEGVPRTWRDMYEYGERRHSSGDLARDWILHELPRYDIPHEYVLFKPLSRTERDENIRAVIFPVNPLELSGLVTLAGSVMPGVDPVQVPQGPDCTSLAAFAYAQAETGNPRAVLGMMGLDGREMMRKRFRDDVLTFTVPTPLFERMEAEADDSVFRLSSWAKLAG; from the coding sequence ATGGACAGTTCGCTCGTTCGCAATCTCGGACCGGAATTCGAACCCGTGGCCATTGTCTGGAGCGACAGCGTTCCCGACGACGTTTTCCAATTCAAGAAGGGGCGGTTCGGCTGCACCCTCTATCTCTTTGCCGAGGCTTCCCTGAACGGGAGGATAGCGACCGGCAGCCGCGAGACGGTCATGTGCCCCGGAGGGCGGGCCGCCTTGGGGCTCGGCGTCGAGTTCGACGCTTCCGAGGAAATGCTGGACCAGCACGCGGCCCTGTTCAGCAAGGGCGTGCGTTCGGCCCGCGACAGAAAGGCCTATGAGGCGGTCATGGAAGGTGTCCCCCGCACCTGGCGCGACATGTACGAATACGGCGAGCGCAGACACAGTTCCGGTGATCTGGCCAGGGATTGGATCCTGCACGAGCTGCCACGCTATGACATCCCGCACGAATATGTCCTGTTCAAGCCGTTGAGCCGGACGGAAAGGGACGAAAACATCCGGGCGGTCATTTTTCCGGTCAACCCGCTTGAACTCTCCGGTCTGGTCACCCTGGCCGGGTCGGTCATGCCCGGCGTCGATCCGGTTCAGGTTCCCCAGGGACCGGATTGCACCAGCCTGGCCGCGTTCGCCTATGCCCAGGCCGAAACCGGGAACCCCCGGGCCGTCCTGGGAATGATGGGCCTTGATGGCCGGGAAATGATGCGCAAACGATTCCGGGATGACGTCTTGACTTTTACCGTGCCCACGCCGCTGTTCGAGCGCATGGAGGCCGAAGCGGACGACAGCGTGTTCCGGCTTTCGTCGTGGGCGAAGCTGGCCGGTTAG
- the aroL gene encoding shikimate kinase AroL, whose product MHKTGNIFLIGPRACGKTSVGQALAKRLGRKFVDTDHAFAQAVGMDIASYVEANGWDAFRDEEAATLKREARPGGRVIGCGGGIVLREENRAVLARGMTLYLKAGVEELVRRLMADPLETQRPSLTGKSLADEVREVLKARAPLYEECADHVIEGASLAATVERAFKAVKTFSERF is encoded by the coding sequence ATGCACAAGACGGGGAACATCTTTCTCATCGGGCCGCGCGCCTGCGGCAAAACCAGCGTGGGCCAGGCCCTGGCCAAACGTTTGGGCAGGAAGTTCGTGGACACGGACCACGCCTTTGCCCAGGCTGTGGGCATGGACATTGCGTCCTATGTCGAGGCCAACGGCTGGGACGCCTTCCGCGACGAGGAGGCCGCGACGCTCAAGCGCGAGGCCCGGCCGGGCGGCAGGGTCATCGGCTGCGGCGGGGGCATTGTCCTGCGCGAGGAGAACCGGGCCGTGTTGGCCCGGGGCATGACTCTTTACCTCAAGGCCGGGGTCGAGGAGTTGGTCCGGCGGTTGATGGCCGACCCGCTTGAGACCCAGCGGCCGTCCCTGACCGGCAAGTCCCTTGCCGACGAGGTCCGTGAGGTCCTTAAGGCCCGCGCCCCCTTGTACGAAGAGTGCGCCGACCACGTCATTGAGGGGGCGAGCCTGGCCGCCACCGTGGAGCGGGCGTTCAAGGCGGTGAAAACCTTTTCCGAGCGTTTTTGA
- a CDS encoding NADH-quinone oxidoreductase subunit N — translation MNFNITALVPELFFLCMVLALLVQSLGSREWKPPVEKWLPFGACAAFFVTITGFHLHGAMFWDVYKVDLMSQFFKIVITFGFYVVVLNASRQPTLAEGKRADYYMLLGFSTLGLMMLASSVELITIYLALELASYSMYAVIPLRAKDKGAAEAGIKYIMFGAVATALALYGLSYIMATQHTTYIAELMNKPWSFADQPMAVVGLSLFLGGMFFKLALFPFHFWCPDVYQGASNETAAFVATMPKMGAIVVLCRLAVLLKPGLEITTILAVLGALSMTFGNLSALAQTDIKRLLGFSSVAHAGYIMVGLVSGTPEGIGAAAFYGMAYLVMNLLVFWIVSRVASDGRNLKLSDLNGLYKKAPVLAFSLAAGAFALVGLPPTMGFMGKFFLITSAWDHGYNWLVITLVVNSAIAIYYYLSLFRHAFTEESAPSHAAPPDNGWFASAGAGMLAAAVLVIGMVPAPLFNFAINAGKTLYGITVTFAGGGH, via the coding sequence GTGAACTTCAACATCACTGCGCTTGTCCCGGAACTGTTCTTCCTGTGTATGGTGCTGGCCCTTCTGGTCCAGTCGCTGGGCAGCAGGGAGTGGAAACCGCCGGTTGAGAAATGGCTGCCGTTCGGCGCCTGCGCCGCGTTCTTCGTGACCATCACCGGCTTCCATCTGCATGGGGCCATGTTCTGGGACGTCTACAAAGTGGACCTCATGTCCCAGTTCTTCAAGATCGTCATCACCTTCGGCTTCTACGTGGTCGTGCTCAACGCCTCGCGCCAGCCGACCTTGGCGGAGGGCAAGCGGGCGGACTACTATATGCTGCTCGGCTTCTCCACCCTGGGGTTGATGATGCTCGCCTCCTCCGTGGAGCTGATCACCATCTACCTGGCCCTGGAGCTGGCCTCCTACTCCATGTACGCGGTTATTCCGCTGCGTGCCAAGGACAAGGGCGCGGCCGAGGCGGGCATCAAGTACATCATGTTCGGTGCGGTCGCCACGGCCCTGGCCCTGTACGGCCTGTCCTACATCATGGCCACCCAGCACACGACCTACATCGCCGAGCTCATGAACAAGCCCTGGTCCTTTGCCGACCAGCCCATGGCCGTTGTCGGGCTGTCGCTCTTTTTGGGCGGCATGTTCTTCAAGCTGGCCCTGTTCCCGTTCCACTTCTGGTGCCCGGACGTCTACCAGGGCGCCAGCAACGAGACCGCCGCGTTCGTGGCGACCATGCCCAAGATGGGTGCCATCGTGGTCCTGTGCCGCCTGGCCGTGCTGCTCAAGCCCGGCCTGGAGATCACCACCATCCTGGCGGTGCTCGGCGCGCTGTCCATGACCTTCGGCAACCTGTCGGCCCTGGCCCAGACGGACATCAAGCGCTTGCTCGGTTTCTCGTCCGTGGCCCACGCGGGCTACATCATGGTCGGCCTGGTCTCGGGCACGCCCGAGGGCATCGGCGCGGCCGCCTTCTACGGCATGGCCTACCTGGTCATGAACCTGCTCGTGTTCTGGATCGTCAGCCGCGTGGCCTCGGACGGCCGCAACCTCAAGCTGTCCGATCTGAACGGCCTGTACAAGAAGGCCCCGGTCCTGGCGTTTTCGCTGGCCGCCGGCGCCTTCGCCCTGGTCGGTCTGCCGCCGACCATGGGCTTCATGGGCAAGTTCTTCCTGATCACCTCGGCCTGGGATCACGGCTACAACTGGCTGGTCATCACCCTGGTGGTCAACTCGGCCATCGCCATCTACTACTACCTGTCCCTGTTCCGGCACGCCTTCACCGAAGAGTCCGCGCCGAGCCATGCGGCTCCGCCGGACAACGGCTGGTTCGCCTCCGCGGGCGCGGGCATGCTCGCCGCCGCCGTGCTGGTCATCGGCATGGTCCCGGCGCCCCTGTTCAACTTCGCCATCAACGCGGGCAAGACCCTGTACGGCATCACCGTCACCTTCGCGGGCGGCGGGCACTAG
- a CDS encoding type I restriction enzyme HsdR N-terminal domain-containing protein, translated as MHETSLGGTLRDYLSGEEIDETTFEEFRQLLARLLVEEKGYPKNLLKAKVPLQYCVEDKEFERVIDFVLYDKQNRPVFLVMFCAGDVATFERETVCAARLIDGGPVPYALVTDTMDATLLDVRTGDEVARGMNAVPDYARLMKMVEAAEIKPLTEEQREKQTRVFHTYCGFVCGDHCECSLPPMPDFPLKK; from the coding sequence ATGCACGAAACCAGCCTGGGCGGCACGCTCCGCGATTATCTCTCCGGCGAGGAGATAGACGAGACCACCTTCGAGGAGTTCCGCCAGCTCCTGGCCCGCCTCCTGGTGGAGGAGAAAGGGTACCCCAAGAACCTGCTCAAGGCCAAGGTCCCGCTGCAGTATTGTGTGGAAGACAAGGAGTTCGAGCGGGTTATCGATTTCGTCCTGTACGACAAACAGAACAGACCCGTGTTCCTGGTCATGTTCTGCGCGGGCGACGTGGCCACCTTTGAGCGCGAGACGGTCTGTGCGGCCCGGCTCATCGATGGCGGCCCGGTTCCGTACGCCCTGGTCACCGATACCATGGACGCCACCCTGCTCGACGTGCGCACCGGCGACGAGGTGGCGCGCGGCATGAACGCGGTGCCTGATTATGCCCGCCTCATGAAGATGGTTGAAGCGGCCGAAATCAAGCCGCTGACCGAAGAACAGCGTGAAAAGCAGACCCGCGTGTTTCATACCTATTGCGGCTTTGTCTGCGGCGACCACTGCGAGTGCTCGCTGCCGCCCATGCCGGACTTCCCGTTGAAAAAGTAG
- a CDS encoding complex I subunit 4 family protein, which translates to MLDFGYPVLTILIAFPLIAACGLFFLRAPQVVRYYTMAVSLIECLLAVPLMGFKLNADFQFVEKLDWVHQWGLQYYLGVDGISILMVLLTIAVLPLCVMCSWTYIGKREKEFHFCLLFMTSSVLGVFCALDLVLFYVFWEAMLIPMYLLIAVWGGDDRKYASLKFFLYTLAGSTLLLAAIVAFRVTGGTFSIPDLMQMNFSFRFQFWAFLAMALAFAIKVPMFPFHTWLPAAHVQAPSAGSVILAAVLLKMGTYGFLRFCLPLTPAASEYFAPMMIAISIVSILYGGAIALGQSDIKKLVAYSSVGHMGFVTLGIFLFNQRGVEGALFQMLNHGIVTGALFMMIGAVYERSHSREISKNMGLGKYLPAFMFFWGLMALASFGFPGTNGFVGEILVFIGAFQDSPFIGMFLVPGALLGAAYMFRVSLKMAWGKPSTAKAWRDLNAREWIYLTIPAVFVLWIGLAPTGFFKVIDPSVNKLLNDFDQRKVAAVEAEQPMQTAAADIHSLLAEKE; encoded by the coding sequence ATTTTGGACTTCGGATATCCGGTACTCACGATATTGATCGCATTCCCGCTCATCGCGGCGTGCGGACTCTTCTTCCTGCGGGCCCCGCAGGTGGTGAGGTACTACACCATGGCGGTGTCCCTCATCGAGTGTCTGCTGGCTGTGCCGCTCATGGGCTTCAAACTGAACGCTGACTTCCAGTTCGTCGAGAAGCTGGACTGGGTCCACCAGTGGGGCCTGCAGTACTACCTCGGCGTGGACGGCATCAGCATACTCATGGTCCTTCTGACCATCGCGGTCCTGCCGCTGTGCGTCATGTGCTCCTGGACCTACATCGGCAAGCGGGAGAAGGAATTCCACTTCTGCCTGCTGTTCATGACATCCTCGGTGCTCGGCGTGTTCTGCGCCCTGGACCTGGTCCTGTTCTACGTCTTCTGGGAAGCCATGCTCATCCCCATGTACCTGCTCATCGCGGTCTGGGGCGGCGACGACCGCAAGTACGCGTCGCTCAAGTTCTTCCTGTACACCCTGGCGGGGTCCACCTTGCTCCTGGCGGCCATCGTGGCCTTCCGGGTCACGGGCGGCACCTTCTCCATTCCGGACCTGATGCAGATGAACTTCAGCTTCCGCTTCCAGTTCTGGGCGTTTCTGGCCATGGCTCTCGCCTTTGCCATCAAGGTGCCCATGTTCCCGTTCCACACCTGGCTGCCAGCGGCCCACGTGCAGGCGCCCTCGGCCGGTTCCGTCATCCTGGCGGCCGTGCTGCTGAAGATGGGCACCTACGGGTTCCTGCGTTTCTGCCTGCCGCTCACCCCGGCGGCCAGCGAATACTTCGCCCCCATGATGATCGCGATTTCCATCGTGTCCATCCTGTACGGCGGAGCGATCGCCCTGGGACAGTCCGACATCAAGAAGCTGGTCGCCTACTCCTCGGTGGGCCACATGGGCTTCGTGACGCTGGGCATCTTCCTGTTCAACCAGCGCGGCGTGGAAGGCGCGCTCTTCCAGATGCTCAACCACGGCATCGTCACCGGCGCGCTGTTCATGATGATCGGCGCGGTCTACGAGCGCAGCCACAGCCGCGAGATCTCCAAGAACATGGGCCTGGGCAAGTACCTGCCCGCCTTCATGTTCTTCTGGGGCCTGATGGCCCTGGCCTCCTTCGGATTCCCCGGGACCAACGGGTTCGTGGGTGAAATCCTGGTCTTCATCGGCGCCTTCCAGGACTCCCCGTTTATCGGCATGTTCCTGGTGCCCGGCGCGCTGCTGGGCGCGGCCTACATGTTCCGCGTGTCGCTGAAGATGGCCTGGGGCAAGCCCAGTACGGCCAAGGCCTGGCGCGATCTGAACGCTCGGGAGTGGATCTATCTGACCATCCCGGCCGTGTTCGTGCTCTGGATCGGCCTGGCGCCCACCGGCTTCTTCAAGGTCATCGATCCGTCCGTCAACAAGCTGCTCAACGACTTCGACCAGCGCAAGGTCGCCGCCGTGGAAGCCGAGCAGCCTATGCAAACAGCCGCCGCGGACATCCACAGTCTGCTGGCGGAAAAGGAATAG
- a CDS encoding TrkH family potassium uptake protein: MRTKVFSPYWMPVWFFAGAILIGALILHMDVSHPGGPLSFVDALFTATSAMCVTGLAVVDTGSYFSTLGLDVILVLIQLGGLGIMTFTTLIIHLLGRHVSLTDRLAVGQSLLHDPSFSLPRFLMRVVLWAFSFEAAGALSLWLLDPAGFNPYSAVFHSVSAFCNAGFSLYPDSLTRWSGNSGVNMVFIVLITAGGLGFYVLNECGSLIWHALFRRNRRRRGRPQMSWHTAIVLKTTLVLVVVGAVVIFAAEGAAGNAPDNVLEHFWNALFQSVTCRTAGFNTVDIGGMTNVSLAVMMVLMFIGGSPGSCAGGIKTTTFRALVGFVWAEFRGWEQVRIGRFALDQKAMNKVVSLVTMSLLLVGVGTMILTSMESGDSSYLMARGEFIADMFESISAFATVGLSTGMTPLLDNFERVTLIVLMFVGRLGPIWMLSALQSWQSERRFKVPTATLPFG; encoded by the coding sequence ATGCGTACTAAAGTCTTTTCGCCGTATTGGATGCCGGTCTGGTTCTTTGCCGGGGCCATATTGATCGGCGCTCTCATACTGCATATGGACGTGAGCCACCCCGGTGGCCCGTTGTCCTTTGTGGACGCCCTGTTCACGGCCACGTCGGCCATGTGCGTCACCGGTCTGGCCGTGGTGGATACCGGCTCGTACTTTTCCACCCTGGGCCTGGACGTCATCCTGGTGCTCATTCAGCTGGGCGGGTTGGGGATCATGACCTTCACCACCCTGATCATCCACCTGTTGGGGCGGCACGTCTCCCTGACCGACCGGCTGGCCGTGGGTCAGTCCCTGCTGCACGACCCTTCGTTCAGCCTGCCCCGATTCCTCATGCGGGTGGTCCTGTGGGCCTTTTCCTTCGAGGCTGCGGGCGCCTTGAGCCTGTGGCTGCTGGACCCGGCGGGATTCAATCCGTATTCGGCGGTCTTCCATTCGGTGTCGGCGTTTTGCAACGCCGGATTTTCGTTGTATCCCGATTCCCTGACCCGGTGGTCCGGCAATAGCGGGGTGAACATGGTCTTCATCGTGCTCATCACCGCCGGGGGCCTGGGCTTTTACGTGCTCAACGAGTGCGGCTCATTGATCTGGCACGCGCTGTTCAGGCGCAACCGGCGCAGGCGGGGCAGGCCGCAGATGAGCTGGCACACGGCCATCGTGCTCAAGACCACCCTGGTCCTGGTGGTGGTCGGAGCCGTGGTCATCTTCGCGGCCGAGGGCGCGGCGGGCAACGCACCGGACAACGTGCTCGAACATTTCTGGAACGCCCTGTTCCAGTCCGTGACCTGCCGCACCGCCGGGTTCAACACCGTGGACATCGGCGGCATGACCAACGTGTCCCTGGCCGTCATGATGGTCCTGATGTTCATCGGCGGCTCGCCGGGCTCCTGCGCGGGCGGCATCAAGACGACCACCTTCCGCGCCCTGGTCGGCTTTGTCTGGGCCGAGTTCCGGGGGTGGGAGCAGGTCCGTATCGGGCGCTTCGCCCTGGACCAGAAGGCCATGAACAAGGTGGTTTCGCTGGTGACCATGAGCCTGCTGCTGGTGGGCGTGGGGACCATGATCCTGACTTCCATGGAGAGCGGGGACAGCTCCTATCTCATGGCGCGCGGCGAATTCATCGCCGACATGTTCGAATCCATTTCCGCCTTTGCCACCGTGGGGTTGTCCACGGGCATGACCCCGCTGCTCGACAATTTCGAGCGGGTCACGCTCATCGTGCTCATGTTCGTGGGGCGTCTCGGCCCCATCTGGATGCTCTCGGCCCTGCAAAGCTGGCAGTCCGAGCGGCGCTTCAAGGTGCCGACCGCGACGCTGCCCTTCGGCTAG
- the aroC gene encoding chorismate synthase, with product MSGNTFGQIFRLTTFGESHGLGLGGVVDGCPSGIPLDESIIQSELDRRRPGQGGLASTTRNEPDQVRILSGVFEGRTTGTPIGFFVENTNQRSHDYSKIKDVFRPGHADFSYNAKYGFRDYRGGGRSSGRETVSRVAGGAIAQELLRLEGISIYAYTVEFGGIKAEVKDMEGAQDRSYFSPDPDIVGTWDERVIKVRDDEDTLGGVVEVRATGLPAGLGEPVFGKFDARIAAAFMSVGAVKGVEIGSGMGAARSLGSENNDPIGPDGFLSNNAGGILGGISSGQDVVARAYVKPIASILQEQQTITTKGEPTFIMVGGRHDISAIPRINPVLKAMMALTIADLLLLDRRLGVRD from the coding sequence ATGAGCGGCAACACCTTCGGGCAGATATTTCGGCTGACCACCTTCGGTGAGTCCCACGGACTGGGCCTGGGCGGCGTGGTGGACGGCTGCCCTTCGGGCATCCCTCTGGACGAGTCCATCATCCAGTCGGAACTGGACCGGCGCAGGCCCGGCCAGGGCGGGCTGGCCTCCACCACCCGCAACGAGCCGGACCAGGTCAGGATCCTGTCCGGCGTGTTCGAGGGCAGGACCACGGGCACGCCCATCGGCTTTTTCGTGGAGAACACCAATCAGCGCTCCCATGACTACTCCAAGATCAAGGACGTGTTCCGGCCCGGGCACGCGGATTTTTCCTACAACGCCAAGTACGGGTTCCGCGACTACCGGGGCGGCGGGCGTTCATCCGGCCGCGAGACCGTTTCCCGCGTGGCGGGCGGGGCCATCGCCCAGGAACTGCTGCGCCTGGAAGGAATTTCCATCTACGCCTATACCGTGGAATTCGGCGGCATCAAGGCCGAGGTCAAGGATATGGAGGGGGCCCAGGACCGTTCGTATTTCAGCCCGGACCCGGATATCGTCGGGACCTGGGACGAGCGGGTCATCAAGGTCCGCGACGACGAGGACACCCTGGGCGGGGTGGTCGAGGTCCGGGCCACGGGCTTGCCCGCCGGACTCGGCGAGCCGGTCTTCGGCAAGTTCGACGCGCGGATAGCGGCGGCGTTCATGTCCGTGGGCGCGGTCAAGGGCGTGGAGATCGGCTCGGGCATGGGGGCCGCGCGCTCCTTGGGCAGCGAGAACAACGACCCCATCGGCCCGGACGGCTTCCTGTCCAACAACGCGGGCGGCATCCTGGGCGGCATCTCATCCGGCCAGGACGTGGTGGCCCGCGCCTACGTCAAGCCCATCGCGTCCATCCTCCAGGAACAGCAGACCATCACCACCAAGGGGGAACCGACCTTCATCATGGTGGGCGGCCGCCACGACATCAGCGCCATCCCGCGCATTAATCCGGTTCTCAAGGCCATGATGGCCCTGACCATCGCGGACCTGCTCCTGCTCGACAGGCGGTTGGGCGTACGCGATTAG
- a CDS encoding 4Fe-4S domain-containing protein yields the protein MSDTNTCTKHREVAIELGDCRSCQGCIDLNPDVFQWDDALDMPYVCRSEVTEEEVRDIMNTCPEGCIVFVD from the coding sequence ATGAGTGATACCAATACCTGTACCAAGCATCGTGAAGTGGCCATCGAGTTGGGGGACTGCCGCTCCTGCCAGGGATGCATCGACCTCAACCCGGACGTATTTCAGTGGGACGATGCCCTGGACATGCCCTATGTGTGCAGGTCCGAGGTCACCGAGGAAGAGGTTCGCGACATCATGAACACCTGCCCGGAAGGTTGCATCGTCTTCGTGGATTAA
- a CDS encoding 4Fe-4S binding protein, which produces MDIRSLKLAYFSPTGTTAAIVEAIAEGLGYDVAEDADITMPQARQEPLHASADELLVVAVPVYGGRIPLLLEPWLRSLQLDGTPVVCVVVFGNRAFEDALIELADIVTGQGGVVLGGAAFIGEHSFSSDKYPVAVARPDADDLRGAEDFGRKVRQALDALADIDEAPKPAIPGDRPYKERTPRGPVDFISVGEECVLCGVCAEQCPVGAIDEADFKSTDPEKCIMCCACIKVCPEHARSAKSGSPVEGFAKWLNGNCAERKEPAYFL; this is translated from the coding sequence ATGGATATCCGATCGTTGAAACTGGCCTATTTTTCTCCCACCGGAACCACCGCAGCCATTGTCGAAGCCATTGCCGAGGGGCTGGGGTACGACGTGGCCGAGGACGCGGACATCACCATGCCGCAGGCGCGGCAGGAACCGCTGCACGCCTCGGCCGACGAACTGCTGGTGGTCGCCGTGCCGGTCTACGGCGGGCGCATTCCCCTTCTCCTCGAGCCGTGGCTGCGCAGCCTGCAACTGGACGGAACGCCCGTGGTCTGTGTGGTCGTGTTCGGCAACCGCGCCTTTGAGGACGCCCTGATCGAGTTGGCCGACATCGTCACCGGGCAGGGCGGGGTGGTCCTGGGCGGCGCGGCCTTCATCGGCGAACATTCCTTTTCGAGCGACAAGTATCCCGTGGCCGTGGCCCGGCCCGACGCGGACGACCTGCGTGGGGCCGAGGACTTCGGGCGAAAGGTGCGCCAGGCCCTGGACGCGCTCGCCGATATCGACGAGGCTCCCAAGCCCGCCATCCCCGGCGATCGTCCCTACAAGGAGCGCACTCCGCGCGGCCCGGTGGACTTCATCAGCGTAGGCGAAGAGTGCGTCCTGTGCGGCGTCTGCGCCGAGCAGTGTCCGGTCGGGGCCATCGACGAGGCGGATTTCAAGAGCACGGATCCGGAAAAGTGCATCATGTGCTGCGCCTGCATCAAGGTCTGCCCCGAGCACGCCCGCAGCGCCAAATCCGGCAGCCCGGTGGAGGGCTTCGCCAAGTGGCTGAACGGGAATTGCGCCGAGCGCAAGGAGCCAGCCTACTTCCTTTAA
- a CDS encoding potassium channel family protein — protein sequence MAAKKEIAVIGLGKFGYALAKALTELGHSVVGVDINPEYVRRAQDIIAQAYQADATDEKMLGQIGIKDLDRVIVSTGDSMEASILVVLNLQAVGVKNIWVKAISEAHERVLYKLGVPFVVFPEAFVAAQMANRLTAPGLQEYFGLGKDVAVREIIVENWIGKTLRDLNLTNKYQVQVIAFRLAGDSEFHFVPQADRALKAGDVLVLLGRTEDIMRVDKF from the coding sequence ATGGCTGCAAAAAAGGAAATCGCCGTCATCGGACTGGGCAAGTTCGGCTACGCCCTGGCCAAGGCCCTGACCGAGCTCGGCCATTCCGTGGTCGGGGTGGACATCAACCCCGAGTACGTGCGCCGGGCCCAGGACATCATCGCCCAGGCCTACCAGGCGGACGCCACGGACGAGAAGATGCTCGGCCAGATCGGCATCAAGGACCTGGACCGGGTCATCGTGTCCACGGGCGACTCCATGGAGGCGAGCATCCTGGTGGTCCTGAACCTTCAGGCCGTGGGGGTCAAGAACATCTGGGTCAAGGCCATTAGCGAGGCGCACGAGCGGGTGCTCTACAAGCTCGGCGTGCCGTTCGTGGTCTTTCCCGAGGCGTTTGTGGCCGCCCAGATGGCCAACCGGCTGACCGCGCCCGGGTTGCAGGAATACTTCGGCCTGGGCAAGGACGTGGCCGTGCGCGAGATCATCGTGGAGAACTGGATCGGAAAGACCTTGCGCGATCTCAACCTGACCAATAAGTACCAGGTGCAGGTCATCGCCTTCCGTCTGGCCGGGGACTCGGAATTCCATTTCGTGCCCCAGGCGGACAGGGCGCTCAAGGCCGGGGACGTCCTGGTCCTCCTCGGGCGGACCGAGGACATCATGCGGGTCGACAAATTTTAG